The Nitrospinota bacterium genome segment ACCGGGGAAACTTATCTACCAAACATGGTCCCAGCCATTAGGTGCGACACAGTTTTCCCCGGTTTCCACTTAATGAAATTCTACGATTTCCAAGATACAAGGTGCGACACTCTTGTCGCACAATCGGCCCGGCGGGCCGATGCTTGACAGGTTAGCCCGTTCTTGTGTGGCATTGGCGCGGAGCGGCAAGAGAGTGTCATGCCTTGCGGCATGATGTACACAATAAATTGTGTGCCCACCAAGAAAGTTTTGATATACAGGTCAAGCGACCGTTCCACGGCTTGGGCGATGAATAAAAGAATCGGCTGATAATAATTGCCCCGGTCGGCCTGTTCCAAGTTCTTGCCGCTGGCCCGGCGCCATTTTCCGGGAAGGCCGCTATGTGGTGTATTTGCAGTTACAGAGTTTGCGGATATATTTTACCAGCCCCTGTATTTCCTCTTTTTTCAGGAATTTTTTATGCGCTGGCATGCCCGAATCAAAGCCGGTGGCCTCCCCCCCTTCGCTGATAGTCTTGAAGAGAAGCTCATCGGTGCGTGTGCTCATTATCCGCGCATCGGTGTGATCGTTTGGCCGAACGGGCATATCATGCGCCATCATCCCATTTCCCTTGCCTTCCCTTCCGTGGCAGGAGCTGCAATAATGCCAGTAGTTGTTTTCTTCGGTGTGCAGATCGTCGCTTTTGGTGCAGGCTTGGCCCGCAACAAGAACGGCAACAAAAAGCGTCAGCTTCCCAATCAAGCGCCAAAAACCTTTTTCCACGATCATTCCCTCCCTGTGGGCTCAACTTATCATCTTGGGCGCGGTGCCGCCAAATGGCGCGGACGGATTCAAGCTGCGTGAAGTGATCAATTCCGCAAAATATCACCCCCGTTTTTGCTGTCGCGGTCAAGCGGTGCCGGGCAAATTGGAAGTAATGACGCATCCGCGGAATTTGGCGTATTTTGAAGTGTTTGGCGCCGCTGGCGTTTCAGCACGAAATGAAGGAAGGTTTGGCGCGAAAACCGTCACCGCCGGTTATTTCGTAACAATTTCGTCCATTTCCCTTTTCAAAAGAGGACGGCGCGCGTAAAATACGGCGATGGGTTTTATACGGGATATGGCCGGGAAGCGGCACGTGCGCGAGGGGTTCGGCGTTGGCCTCATCGCGTTTGCGCTGCTTGCCGTTATCAGCCTCGTTTCCTACAGCGTGAACGATCCCTCTTTTTCCCATGCGGTGAGCGGGGGCGGCGCGGTGCAAAACGCCGCGGGGGTCATCGGCGCGTACCTCTCCGATTCGCTGGTGCAGATGTTCGGCGCGGCGGTCTACGCCATCCCGGTCTTCTGCCTCGCGCTCGGCATCATGATGTTTTGGGAAAACGCCAAGGTCTTTGCCCTCTCCCTCATAGCCGGGGGGATGCTCTTCTTCGTCTCGTTCTGCTCGCTGGTGAACATCATTTGGCCGCAGGATCCGATATATGCCACCGCGTACGGCGGCGGTTTTGTGGGCTATCTCTTCGCCGAGAAATTCCTCGTCGCCATCCTTGCCCGCGCGGGCGCGGGGGTGATCGCCTTCGCGCTGCTCTTCGTCGCGGCGCTGGTCACCACCCGGATGTCGTTCGGCCAGTTTTTCCGCATCACATGGGACGCATCAAAAAAAGTGTGGGATTTTGCGCGGGAAACAATTTTTCCCGCCATCGCCGCGTTGATAGCGCGTCTGCGGAAACAGCCTCAAACCGAAAAGGGCGAAGAGCCGGCCGCCGTGGATGCCCCCGAAATCGTGAAACAGCCCGCCGCCGCGCCGCCGGAGAAAACGCCGTCCGCCGAAGCGCCCAAGATCGTCAAACGCGAGCAGGAGAAACCGAAAAAGGGGTCCGAAGAGGAGTTCAAGGTGTTGCAGGCGGATTTCGGTTTCGTGCAGGAGGGGATGTATGCCCTGCCGCCGCTGTCGTACCTCGCCGACCCGAAACCTTCCGGCAAGCAGCGGAGCGAAAAGGAGATGCTCGTCAACGCGCAGATACTCACCAAAAAATTGGCCGACTTCGACATCGACGGGCGGGTGACGCAGGTGCTGCCGGGGCCGGTCATCACGCAGTACGAGTTCGAGCCGGCCCCCGGCGTGAAGGTGAGCAAGATCACCGCGCTGGCCGACGATCTGGCGATGGGGCTGCGCGCCACTTCGGTGCGCATCCTCGCGCCGGTGCCGGGGAAGGCGGTGGTCGGGGTGGAGGTGCCGAACGCGCATGTGGAGCCGGTCTACCTGAAGGACATTCTCACCGCTTCCTCCTTTACGGAATCGGAATCCAAGCTGACGATATCGCTGGGGAAGGATACCGGCGGCACGCCGGTGGCGGCCGATCTGGCAAAGATGCCGCACCTGCTGATCGCCGGTTCCACCGGGTCGGGCAAATCGGTCGGCGTGAACGCGATGATTATGTCGA includes the following:
- a CDS encoding DNA translocase FtsK 4TM domain-containing protein, whose translation is MAGKRHVREGFGVGLIAFALLAVISLVSYSVNDPSFSHAVSGGGAVQNAAGVIGAYLSDSLVQMFGAAVYAIPVFCLALGIMMFWENAKVFALSLIAGGMLFFVSFCSLVNIIWPQDPIYATAYGGGFVGYLFAEKFLVAILARAGAGVIAFALLFVAALVTTRMSFGQFFRITWDASKKVWDFARETIFPAIAALIARLRKQPQTEKGEEPAAVDAPEIVKQPAAAPPEKTPSAEAPKIVKREQEKPKKGSEEEFKVLQADFGFVQEGMYALPPLSYLADPKPSGKQRSEKEMLVNAQILTKKLADFDIDGRVTQVLPGPVITQYEFEPAPGVKVSKITALADDLAMGLRATSVRILAPVPGKAVVGVEVPNAHVEPVYLKDILTASSFTESESKLTISLGKDTGGTPVAADLAKMPHLLIAGSTGSGKSVGVNAMIMSILFKARPDEVNFIMVDPKMLELSIYDGIPHLISPVVTNPKKAANALRWAVNEMDRRYALLADKGFRNITGYNEWAQEQLDEEAKKAKRRKKEKDVEVRVQRFDEDGEMLADVIEEEAPVKKLPFIVIIIDELADLMLVASKEVEDSLARLAQMARASGIHLILATQRPSVDVLTGLIKANFPTRLSYQVTSRIDSRTILDSMGAEKLLGKGDLLFLPPGSGRLQRIHGPFVSDDEVKRVVEFVKKQGKPQFNEEILKMQEKADLPPGAEDEGMGDDEEFFEQAVELVALTRQASISMVQRRLRIGYNRAARIIETMEQRGMVGPADGAKPRQVLIPAPPGKEELGE
- a CDS encoding cytochrome c — translated: MEKGFWRLIGKLTLFVAVLVAGQACTKSDDLHTEENNYWHYCSSCHGREGKGNGMMAHDMPVRPNDHTDARIMSTRTDELLFKTISEGGEATGFDSGMPAHKKFLKKEEIQGLVKYIRKLCNCKYTT